The sequence below is a genomic window from Halosolutus gelatinilyticus.
GAGTTCGACGTCGACGCGGTGAAGTTCACCGGCGGTGAGCCGATGCTCCGACAGGACTTGGAGGAGATCATCGAACGGACCCCCGATCGGATGGAGGTTTCGCTTACGACCAACGGCACGTTCCTTCCGGGCCGCGCCGAGGCGCTCGTCGACGCGGGCCTCGAGCGCGTCAACGTCTCCCAGGACGCGCTCGATCCGAAGGATTTCGCCGAGATCACGAAAAGCGGCGCCTACGATCGAGTCATCGAGGGCGTCGAAGCGGCGCTCGACGCCGGCCTCGACCCGGTCAAACTCAACATGGTCGTCTTCGAACACACCGCGGGCTACGTTCCGGAGATGGTCGATCACGTCGCAGAAAACGAGGGCCTCCAGTTGCAGCTGATCGAATACATGCCCGAGTTGACCGGCAAGCCGGAGTGGAACATCGATATCGGGCGGGTTCACGACTGGCTCGCCGAACAGGCCGACGAGATCGAGCGCCGCGAGATGCACGATCGCAAGCGGTACTGGATCGGCGGAGGAAAAGGCGAGGGTGGCATGGTCGAAATCGTCGATCCCGTCGAGAACCCCACCTTCTGTGCGAACTGCCACCGCGTCCGCGTCACCCACGAGGGCTACTTGAAGGGATGTCTCAACCGCAACGACGACCTCCGGCCGATGGGCGAGATGACCAAACCCGAAATTCGCGAGGCGTTCCGCGAGACGGTCGCAAACCGGGTTCCCTACTACGGCGAATACATGGTCCGGAACGGCGACGGCGAGTGGGAACTGAACGAGAAGTACATCGACGATTACGCGGAGGTCTGATCGCGCGATCGATCCTCGCGATCTGTCGAGCTTCTTCGATCGCACCTCGGTCGGCATGCGAGTCCGGCAGGGAGCTGCGAGGTTTCGTTGGGCTTAAGTACCCTACGGGGGTACGTTCGAGTGCGATACGTGTAGGGGATTGCGATCCCCGAGTCCGCGAGGGCGACGATAGAGACACGGTGTCGTGGTAGCCAAGCGGCCCAAGGCGCATGGTTGCTAACCATGTGGCGTCAAGCCTCCGGGGTTCGAATCCCCGCCACGACGTCGGATACACAGAACTGTCGGACAAACCGGTTCACGCCCGATCGGATGCGATCGGGCGTTCACTGACGTTTGTTCGACAGTACGGCTGGCGTTTTCCGTCGGCCGAACTTGCAACGCGCGCAGACCAGACACACATACACGATACATGAGTGCTGAAGAACCTCAAGAACAAGAGGACGAGGACATTCGATACTTCGTCCGCATCGGGCAAACCGACCTCGACGGCACGAAGTCCGTCGAGCGCTCGCTGTCGGAGATGAACGGGATCGGTCGTCGAACCGCCCGGCTCATCGCCGAGAAAGCGGGCGTCGATCGAACGGCGACGTTCGGTCGACTCGACGATGACGTCATCGACGAGGTCGTCGAAGTCGTAGAGAACTACGCCGAGGAAGTCCCGGACTGGCTCAACAACCGCCAGGACGACTTTTACTCCGGCGAAACGACCCACGAGATCGGCAACGATCTCCAGCTGACGCGCCAGCACGACATCAACCGGATGAAGATGATCGACTCCTACAAGGGCGTCCGTCACAAGCGCGGCCAGAAGGTTCGCGGGCAGCGGACCAAGTCCACGGGTCGTACCGAGGGTACCATCGGCGTCAACGTCGAAGAGATCCGCGAAGAGGAAGCCGCAGAGGAGGACGGTGAATAATGCCGCTCGGAACCGACACCAAGCAGTACGAGACGCCGAACCACCCCTACCAGGGCGAGCGCATCGCAAGCGAGCACTCGCTGGTCGATCGCTACGGCCTGAAGAACAAGGAAGAACTCTGGCGAGCCCAGTCGCAGCTTCGCTCCTACCGGCGTGAGGCCCGCGACCTGCTCGGACAGGCCCAGGACGACGAGACCGTCGTTCGCCGCTCCGAGGAGTTCCTCGGTCGGCTCAAGCGCGTCGGCATCCTCGACGAGGCCGACGACCTCGGCGACGTCCTGTCGCTCGAGATCGAGGACGTCCTCGAGCGCCGTCTCCAGACGGTCGTCTACCGCAAGGGGCTGGCACACACCACCCAGCAGGCCCGCCAGTTCATCACCCACGGCCACATCGTCGTCGACGGCCAGCGACACCGCATTCCGTCGTACGTCGTCGACGTCGACGAGGAGGACCTCGTGGCCTTCGACGAGAACAGTCCGCTCGCGGACGAACTTCACCCCGAACGCGCGGAGGGTCAGTAAACCATGAGCCAGGACGACGACAAGTGGGGCATCGCCCACGTGCACGCATCGTTCAACAACACCGTCATGACCGTGACCGACCTCACGGGCGCGGAGACGATCGCCAAGTCCTCCG
It includes:
- the moaA gene encoding GTP 3',8-cyclase MoaA, whose translation is MLSDEFGREVTGVRVSLTDRCNFDCVYCHNEGLGDTRGPMDPQDDEMSTDDVVRFLEVAAEFDVDAVKFTGGEPMLRQDLEEIIERTPDRMEVSLTTNGTFLPGRAEALVDAGLERVNVSQDALDPKDFAEITKSGAYDRVIEGVEAALDAGLDPVKLNMVVFEHTAGYVPEMVDHVAENEGLQLQLIEYMPELTGKPEWNIDIGRVHDWLAEQADEIERREMHDRKRYWIGGGKGEGGMVEIVDPVENPTFCANCHRVRVTHEGYLKGCLNRNDDLRPMGEMTKPEIREAFRETVANRVPYYGEYMVRNGDGEWELNEKYIDDYAEV
- a CDS encoding 30S ribosomal protein S13, which gives rise to MSAEEPQEQEDEDIRYFVRIGQTDLDGTKSVERSLSEMNGIGRRTARLIAEKAGVDRTATFGRLDDDVIDEVVEVVENYAEEVPDWLNNRQDDFYSGETTHEIGNDLQLTRQHDINRMKMIDSYKGVRHKRGQKVRGQRTKSTGRTEGTIGVNVEEIREEEAAEEDGE
- a CDS encoding 30S ribosomal protein S4; its protein translation is MPLGTDTKQYETPNHPYQGERIASEHSLVDRYGLKNKEELWRAQSQLRSYRREARDLLGQAQDDETVVRRSEEFLGRLKRVGILDEADDLGDVLSLEIEDVLERRLQTVVYRKGLAHTTQQARQFITHGHIVVDGQRHRIPSYVVDVDEEDLVAFDENSPLADELHPERAEGQ